A portion of the Polaribacter cellanae genome contains these proteins:
- a CDS encoding DUF2834 domain-containing protein, which yields MKLKHLYLALSALGICYTWYYNIQWFKTAESPTFFNFMQDAQVNFAGKSFGADLTVVVLTFFVFMIPESIKLKIRFWWLLIPLTFLIAIAFTLPLFLYLRADALEKLEKAT from the coding sequence ATGAAACTCAAACACCTTTATTTAGCATTATCTGCTTTAGGAATTTGTTATACTTGGTATTATAATATCCAATGGTTTAAAACTGCGGAAAGCCCTACTTTCTTCAATTTTATGCAAGATGCACAAGTCAATTTTGCGGGTAAATCTTTTGGTGCAGATTTAACTGTTGTTGTGCTAACTTTTTTTGTGTTTATGATTCCAGAATCTATCAAACTTAAAATTAGGTTTTGGTGGCTTTTAATTCCGCTTACTTTTTTAATTGCCATTGCATTTACGCTTCCGTTGTTTTTATATCTAAGAGCGGATGCTTTGGAAAAACTTGAAAAAGCTACTTAA